The following proteins are encoded in a genomic region of Drosophila willistoni isolate 14030-0811.24 chromosome 2L unlocalized genomic scaffold, UCI_dwil_1.1 Seg196, whole genome shotgun sequence:
- the LOC6639897 gene encoding myosin-2 heavy chain, which translates to MKKVNIFKVLRSRTVFESGSMQNKVSSGTASGKSTAEKVDLDAMEKSNTQQIDTKKKKKDLENDMTKGCNAKKNNTAKYDSIQNVLMELNSKTSDAKKKEPKKVNHKKIDAKKNDLKKTDTEEDLSKESEIDPIEHFYMTDNQSVCNIAKKTPKKKDSKKLETKNNSEMNNSEMNNSEMNNSEMNNSKMNNSKMNNSIMNNSKLNDAPKKNAIKKSESKKNIQKEYDSKENEPEKLNSKQNDPKQKGSRINDAKNDLKKTDTEEDLSKESEIDPIEHFYMTDNQSFCNIAKKTPKKKNSKKVETKNNSEMNDAPKKNAIKKSESKKNIQKEYDSKENEPEKLNSKRNDPKEKGSKINDAKNNLKELKTKIKDTKKKDVVSDPKQSNPKEILSEKNKTKNSPNKKTTKEMDLKIKVTKKNEKKGEAEKDIQNENDAKQIKKKQSRKSSA; encoded by the coding sequence atgaagaaagtaaatatttttaaggtTTTAAGAAGTCGTACTGTATTTGAATCAGGGTCAATGCAGAACAAGGTTTCTAGCGGAACTGCCTCTGGGAAAAGCACTGCCGAGAAGGTCGACCTGGACGCAATGGAAAAGAGTAACACACAGCAGATAGATaccaagaagaagaaaaaagactTGGAGAACGATATGACCAAGGGATGTAatgctaaaaaaaataatactgCGAAATACGACTCTATACAGAATGTTCTCATGGAACTTAATTCTAAGACAAGCGATGCAAAGAAAAAGGAACCCAAGAAAGTCAATCATAAAAAAATCGATGCTAAGAAAAACGATCTCAAAAAAACAGATACTGAAGAAGACCTCAGCAAGGAAAGTGAAATTGATCCGATAGAGCACTTTTATATGACAGACAACCAAAGCGTCTGTAACATTGCAAAGAAAACTCCCAAGAAAAAGGATTCTAAGAAGCTCGAGACAAAGAACAACTCCGAGATGAACAACTCCGAGATGAACAACTCCGAGATGAACAACTCCGAGATGAACAACTCAAAGATGAACAACTCAAAGATGAACAACTCAATAATGAACAACTCCAAGTTAAACGATGCTCCTAAAAAGAACGCAATAAAGAAAAGTGaatctaagaaaaatatacaaaaggAATACGATTCAAAAGAGAATGAGCCCGAAAAATTAAACTCTAAGCAGAATGATCCCAAACAAAAGGGTTCTAGGATAAACGATGCTAAAAACGATCTCAAAAAAACAGATACTGAAGAAGACCTCAGCAAGGAAAGTGAAATTGATCCGATAGAACACTTTTATATGACAGACAACCAAAGCTTCTGTAACATTGCAAAGAAAACTCCCAAGAAAAAGAATTCTAAGAAGGTCGAGACAAAGAACAACTCCGAGATGAACGACGCACCTAAAAAGAACGCAATAAAGAAAAGTGaatctaagaaaaatatacaaaaagaaTACGATTCAAAAGAGAATGAGCCCGAAAAATTAAACTCTAAGCGGAATGATCCCAAAGAAAAGGGTTCTAAGATAAACGATGCTAAAAACAATCTAAAGGAGCTGAAAACCAAAATTAAGGACACCAAAAAGAAGGATGTCGTTAGTGATCCTAAGCAAAGCAATCCCAAAGAGATCCTATctgagaaaaataaaactaagaACAGTCCCAACAAGAAAACCACCAAAGAGATGGATCTCAAAATAAAGGTTACCAAGAAGAACGAAAAGAAAGGGGAAGCTGAAAAGgacattcaaa